From the genome of Flavobacterium luteolum, one region includes:
- a CDS encoding PorP/SprF family type IX secretion system membrane protein has translation MKKIILMLLVFFLGTKMFAQQDSQYTQYMYNTVNVNPAYAGSRGALSIFGLHRTQWVGLDGAPVTNTFSMNSPLGDSGLGGGISFVNDRIGPTAMNNISADLSYTILVSEKYDLSFGIKGSVGLFNLDTEKLHIYDQSDANLVSVKNEFSPNVGAGIYFHSDKTYLGLSVPQFLQTKRYADNDRAVYLDKMHVYLIGGHVFDLSPSLQFKPAFLLKAVEGAPLQLDVSGNFMFNEKFVLGASWRWGAAVSAMAGFQVTNGMYIGYGYDLETTKLSYYNAGSHEIFLRFELVNKNRGFISPRFF, from the coding sequence ATGAAGAAGATAATTTTAATGTTATTGGTGTTTTTTTTGGGTACCAAGATGTTTGCCCAGCAAGACTCACAATATACACAGTATATGTATAATACTGTTAATGTCAATCCAGCTTACGCTGGAAGCCGAGGCGCGCTAAGTATTTTTGGATTGCATAGAACCCAGTGGGTTGGATTAGACGGAGCTCCTGTAACTAATACATTTTCTATGAATTCACCTTTGGGGGATTCGGGTCTTGGAGGAGGAATATCATTTGTAAATGATCGTATTGGTCCTACTGCGATGAATAATATTTCGGCAGACCTTTCGTATACTATTCTGGTTTCTGAGAAGTACGATTTGTCATTCGGGATAAAAGGATCAGTGGGTCTTTTTAATCTAGATACTGAAAAACTGCATATTTATGATCAATCAGATGCTAATCTGGTTTCAGTGAAAAATGAATTTAGCCCTAATGTTGGGGCAGGGATTTATTTCCATTCTGATAAAACTTATTTAGGCTTGTCAGTACCGCAATTTTTGCAGACTAAAAGGTATGCAGATAATGATCGCGCTGTTTATTTAGATAAGATGCATGTATATTTAATAGGGGGACACGTATTTGATTTATCGCCATCCCTTCAATTTAAGCCCGCTTTTTTATTAAAGGCAGTTGAAGGCGCACCTTTACAGCTTGATGTATCCGGAAACTTTATGTTTAATGAAAAATTTGTTTTAGGAGCATCTTGGCGATGGGGAGCTGCAGTAAGTGCTATGGCTGGTTTTCAGGTTACAAACGGAATGTATATCGGCTACGGTTACGACTTAGAAACCACAAAGTTGAGCTACTACAATGCAGGCTCTCATGAGATATTTTTAAGGTTTGAGTTAGTAAATAAAAATAGAGGTTTTATATCACCGAGATTTTTCTAA